Proteins from one Leptonema illini DSM 21528 genomic window:
- the hisD gene encoding histidinol dehydrogenase, which yields MLKIYSSSELTPQLRARLLQRSSSEDREALAIVQAILDEIAAEGLVALKRISERLDGVAPDPFLVTPEEFEEAELALSSEIKQAFQTAYQNIKSFHAFQRKMLEDQKTTVCTSTLGYMYRPVERVAVYVPGGKAFYPSSVLMGVVPARIAGVSHITLLTPPGRDGKIHPAVLYCARLAGANAVLKAGGAHGVAAAYHGLLTPPAELIIGPGNRYVTAAKNLLASTGRVRIDQPAGPSEVIVIADNTARPAFVAADLLSQAEHGEDSPCILLTDSLVLAERVSEEIAKGLDERPERRSMKETSIREHSYAVVFETLDEAIAFSNDYGPEHLEIATEKPERDLEKITAAGSVFLGHYAPVALGDYFSGTNHILPTGGAARMFSGVGVDTFMKRITYQYPTRESLRKALEPIRIMSKVEGLDQEHGHSVEVRFEGEKDRSPSQG from the coding sequence ATGCTTAAGATCTACTCAAGCTCTGAACTGACGCCGCAGCTGCGTGCGCGTCTTCTTCAGCGAAGCTCATCTGAAGACCGTGAAGCCCTTGCCATCGTGCAGGCGATTCTCGACGAGATTGCCGCTGAGGGATTGGTCGCTCTGAAACGTATCTCGGAGCGTCTTGATGGAGTGGCGCCTGACCCGTTCCTTGTAACTCCTGAAGAGTTTGAAGAGGCTGAGCTTGCCCTTTCAAGCGAGATCAAGCAGGCATTTCAAACTGCCTACCAGAATATCAAGAGCTTTCACGCCTTTCAGCGTAAGATGCTCGAAGATCAGAAGACTACGGTCTGTACTTCGACGCTCGGCTATATGTACAGGCCAGTCGAGAGAGTTGCCGTATATGTTCCGGGCGGAAAGGCCTTCTATCCATCGTCCGTTCTCATGGGCGTCGTGCCGGCTCGCATTGCCGGCGTATCTCATATTACGCTCTTAACGCCGCCCGGTCGTGACGGTAAGATCCATCCAGCGGTGCTCTATTGCGCCCGCCTTGCCGGTGCGAATGCGGTTCTCAAGGCCGGCGGAGCCCATGGCGTCGCTGCCGCCTATCATGGTCTACTCACGCCTCCGGCCGAGCTCATTATCGGTCCGGGCAATCGTTATGTGACGGCTGCGAAGAACCTACTTGCATCGACGGGCCGTGTACGCATCGATCAGCCGGCCGGTCCTTCCGAGGTCATCGTCATCGCCGATAACACGGCCAGGCCAGCCTTCGTCGCCGCTGACCTGCTCTCACAGGCTGAACATGGCGAAGATAGTCCGTGCATCCTGTTAACCGACAGCCTGGTGCTGGCCGAACGTGTCTCTGAAGAGATCGCAAAAGGCCTTGATGAACGACCCGAACGACGTTCGATGAAAGAGACGAGTATTCGCGAGCATTCCTACGCCGTCGTCTTCGAGACGCTTGACGAGGCCATTGCCTTCTCGAATGACTATGGTCCCGAGCATCTTGAGATCGCTACCGAAAAGCCCGAGCGCGATCTGGAGAAGATCACCGCAGCCGGCAGCGTTTTTCTCGGCCACTATGCTCCGGTAGCTCTTGGCGATTACTTCAGCGGCACAAACCACATACTTCCAACAGGCGGAGCGGCCCGCATGTTCTCGGGTGTCGGCGTCGATACCTTCATGAAGCGGATCACATATCAGTATCCGACGCGTGAGAGTCTGCGCAAGGCCCTTGAGCCGATCCGCATCATGAGCAAGGTCGAAGGCCTTGATCAGGAGCACGGGCATTCGGTTGAGGTGCGTTTCGAAGGCGAAAAAGATAGAAGCCCTTCTCAGGGCTGA
- the rpsT gene encoding 30S ribosomal protein S20: protein MANIKSSKKDSRRIERRRELNRPQKTRLRTLQKKILKLVAENKLEEARETFRSYTTYLDRAGKRNLIHHRQADRKKSRMALFLNKAANGQSA, encoded by the coding sequence GTGGCGAATATTAAGTCATCAAAGAAGGATTCTCGAAGAATCGAGCGACGTCGGGAGCTGAATCGCCCTCAGAAGACGCGTCTTCGTACTCTGCAGAAGAAAATCCTTAAACTCGTTGCCGAGAATAAACTGGAAGAGGCACGCGAGACCTTTCGTTCCTATACTACGTATCTGGACCGAGCAGGAAAGCGGAATCTGATCCATCATCGTCAGGCAGACCGTAAAAAGAGCCGTATGGCCCTTTTCCTGAACAAAGCTGCAAACGGCCAATCGGCCTGA
- a CDS encoding TolC family protein: protein MKHISQKRAAAFALISLLASAVLAESASEELSFENVWERVEKSSDSLQAARLDAEAARIGKNRMSRHWLPRVYTDLRAFQTNDPLTIFGGTLLQREASSADFMTREKPDSLEGLQALSKDPADVTPFIRPDTLNNPGTRNFGMGTLGVDLPLYEAGARSAAAEMYAKMSEALNYQALHTQLDEYTLAASAYGQLMILDREHQELKNLQFAVNSILARYQLGNAGNPVGYSGLLGLRGLNNRLEALVLQNRTRHKALLDYLGEMTGGLPENWKTKNQEAKDFAAAYLQYGDLNAGPSFRTRFYQKMVEAQEEKAVIDTAPLRPKTGLFAEAQAVTGDRGTGTNYKAGFYFQMMLVSPTDIQAGSQAEKEVEAAKLRAKDAVEKEKLMLDKLVNAEKALDRSLDLLRQSKVLLQQQTVTSLDLFQNGAINALQLTEVFSRRADLIQALSQAETEYLQVRSGLVTMRNRKGVPTEQQPE from the coding sequence ATGAAACACATCTCTCAAAAACGAGCGGCGGCTTTTGCCCTGATCTCGCTTCTTGCGAGCGCCGTTCTTGCCGAATCGGCATCTGAAGAACTATCCTTTGAAAACGTCTGGGAGCGTGTCGAAAAAAGTTCGGACTCCTTGCAGGCGGCGAGGCTCGACGCCGAGGCGGCGCGCATCGGCAAAAACCGCATGAGCCGTCACTGGCTGCCGCGAGTCTACACCGATCTGCGAGCTTTCCAGACGAACGACCCGCTTACGATCTTTGGCGGGACCCTGCTACAAAGAGAGGCGAGCAGCGCCGATTTCATGACGCGCGAAAAACCCGATAGCCTTGAAGGCCTGCAGGCATTATCGAAAGATCCGGCCGATGTTACGCCCTTCATTCGTCCCGATACGCTGAACAATCCCGGAACGAGAAACTTCGGTATGGGAACTCTCGGAGTCGATCTTCCTTTATACGAAGCGGGCGCACGCAGCGCCGCCGCAGAGATGTACGCGAAGATGTCAGAGGCGCTGAACTATCAGGCTCTACATACACAGCTTGACGAATATACGCTGGCGGCATCGGCCTACGGACAGCTTATGATTCTCGATCGAGAGCATCAGGAGCTGAAAAATTTACAGTTCGCTGTGAACAGCATCCTTGCACGCTATCAGCTGGGCAATGCCGGGAACCCGGTCGGTTACTCCGGGCTGCTCGGACTTCGCGGACTGAATAACCGTCTCGAAGCGCTTGTTTTGCAGAACCGCACACGCCACAAAGCTCTGCTTGACTATCTCGGCGAGATGACCGGAGGATTACCGGAAAACTGGAAAACGAAAAACCAGGAAGCGAAAGACTTTGCGGCCGCCTATCTGCAATATGGAGATCTGAACGCAGGGCCATCGTTTCGCACACGTTTCTATCAGAAGATGGTAGAGGCGCAGGAAGAGAAGGCCGTCATAGACACGGCGCCCTTGCGACCGAAGACAGGTCTTTTTGCCGAGGCGCAGGCCGTCACAGGCGATCGTGGTACGGGCACGAACTATAAGGCCGGCTTCTATTTTCAGATGATGCTGGTTTCGCCGACCGATATCCAGGCCGGATCACAGGCCGAGAAAGAGGTCGAAGCCGCGAAACTGCGAGCTAAGGATGCCGTTGAAAAAGAGAAGCTGATGCTCGACAAGCTGGTGAACGCCGAAAAGGCCCTTGATCGCAGCCTTGATCTTCTGCGTCAGTCGAAGGTCCTTTTACAGCAGCAGACCGTTACGTCGCTCGATCTCTTTCAGAACGGCGCCATCAACGCCCTTCAGTTAACGGAAGTCTTCTCGCGAAGAGCCGATCTGATCCAGGCGTTATCCCAGGCCGAAACGGAATACTTACAGGTAAGAAGCGGCCTTGTGACGATGCGCAATCGCAAAGGCGTTCCGACCGAACAACAACCGGAGTAA
- a CDS encoding efflux RND transporter permease subunit, whose amino-acid sequence MAKKSLMADNLDYQPKSNEPEKMGMAGKLAAAFAQSRLTPVIAVASILMGIMATLITPKEEEPQISVPMIDVMIPAPGSEPREVERKITEVVERSVWGLEGVEYVYSTSMPHFAMITVRFKVGDNMETSLVKVHHKIMEIRHLMPKNAMDPEVKAFSIDDVPFLALSFHSNQRNDYELRTLIAPLARELSSTPDLSRVEMMGGLRKAIRIIVDPTKASGRGVSTADVARALQMSDAFAPGGKNWSETAVYDVELGGRLNTLKDIENIAVGQRGGTVVRIKDIAYVIDGPEERTRISHLSHKKEDGTIESSQAVTVAFAKRKGTNVVTLASDLLARAETFTTTLPPDVKMEIIRNYGDTARGKFIELIEHLLIAVISVGALIALMMGLRSAAVVSIAIPVTLALALSVYYFLGYTLNRVTLFALIFSIGILVDDAIVVVENVERHMRIHRNKNFVRLVIDAVAEVGNPTILATFTVIAAVMPMAFVRGLMGPYMKPIPVGASVAMIFSLFVAFIVTPWASVKLLAGAQHHDHDEDAEPTGMLAKPKKLLNKLIYRIPTQMTQDIIDSRKRFFMFVGALVASLVISMGFFAVKLVRVKMLPFDNKNEFQVLLDYPTTTPLATNADLSKELAAQLLKDPDVLTVQSYSGEAAPYSFLGMVKHTFMRRTDYMTDLQVVLKDKGDRSRSSHQIITELRPVIAEFSKKHSVISKVLEIPPGPPVMATMVAEIYGPTEEARVKAAADVRRVIEQYPDFVDIDVSYRPGRERLVYQFDPVQGGVLGVPSAHAVGTGYFVFNEASLFTIGDVKSPEDVPIMLSVSQNVRSGANPLKGQKVMSFESGTVDVDRLFKNAELRASQPLFRKNLKPVVYVFSELTGDEEAPVYGILKVQDEIPYQIQTAEVPWDTREPIVKWDGEWFITYEVFRDLGAAFAAVLVLIYIFVLGWFRSYTVPLLIMAPIPISLLGIIPGHWLTGTYFTATSMIGFIAGAGIIVRNSIILVDFIEQRLSEGADVKWACIEAGVVRYRPMILTAAAVIVGTAVILFDPIFSGLAVSLMFGSAVSTILSRVFVPAMYYWFIGDSRVEELQAD is encoded by the coding sequence ATGGCGAAGAAAAGTCTCATGGCTGATAACCTCGATTATCAGCCCAAATCAAACGAACCCGAGAAGATGGGCATGGCGGGCAAGCTTGCCGCAGCCTTTGCACAATCACGTCTGACTCCGGTCATAGCCGTGGCCTCCATTCTTATGGGTATCATGGCCACTCTGATCACTCCTAAAGAAGAGGAGCCTCAGATTTCCGTTCCTATGATCGACGTGATGATTCCGGCGCCGGGATCAGAGCCCCGCGAAGTAGAACGCAAGATCACCGAGGTGGTCGAGCGCTCCGTATGGGGACTGGAAGGCGTCGAATACGTCTATTCGACAAGCATGCCGCACTTTGCCATGATCACCGTGCGCTTCAAGGTCGGAGACAACATGGAAACGTCTCTCGTCAAGGTGCATCATAAAATCATGGAGATCCGGCATCTCATGCCGAAGAACGCCATGGATCCCGAGGTGAAGGCCTTCTCGATCGACGACGTGCCCTTTCTTGCCTTGAGCTTTCATTCGAATCAACGAAACGACTACGAACTGCGCACACTCATAGCGCCTCTTGCCCGTGAGCTATCAAGCACGCCCGACCTCAGTCGCGTCGAGATGATGGGAGGCCTGCGTAAGGCGATTCGCATTATCGTCGATCCGACGAAAGCGTCGGGACGCGGCGTATCGACGGCCGATGTTGCCCGCGCATTGCAGATGAGTGACGCCTTCGCGCCGGGAGGCAAGAACTGGAGCGAAACGGCCGTCTATGACGTCGAGCTGGGCGGTCGACTGAATACATTAAAGGATATAGAGAACATCGCCGTCGGTCAGCGCGGAGGCACGGTCGTTCGTATTAAAGACATCGCCTATGTTATCGACGGCCCCGAGGAGCGCACACGTATCTCTCATCTTTCGCATAAGAAAGAAGACGGAACGATCGAAAGCTCGCAGGCCGTCACCGTAGCATTCGCTAAACGCAAGGGAACAAACGTCGTCACGCTTGCATCTGATCTGCTGGCCCGCGCCGAAACGTTTACGACAACGCTGCCCCCTGACGTGAAGATGGAGATCATCCGAAACTACGGCGACACGGCTCGCGGCAAGTTCATCGAGCTCATCGAACACCTGCTCATCGCCGTGATTTCAGTCGGCGCTCTGATCGCCCTCATGATGGGGCTTCGCTCGGCAGCCGTCGTTTCGATCGCCATTCCCGTTACGCTTGCGCTCGCCCTTTCCGTTTATTACTTCCTCGGTTACACATTGAACCGTGTTACGCTTTTCGCTCTGATCTTCTCGATCGGTATCCTCGTCGATGACGCCATCGTCGTCGTCGAAAACGTCGAGCGTCATATGCGCATCCATCGCAACAAGAACTTCGTGAGGCTTGTTATCGATGCCGTGGCCGAAGTCGGCAATCCGACCATTCTTGCCACGTTTACGGTGATCGCCGCCGTCATGCCGATGGCATTTGTACGCGGTCTGATGGGCCCGTATATGAAGCCGATTCCGGTCGGCGCAAGCGTTGCGATGATCTTCTCGCTCTTCGTAGCCTTCATCGTCACACCGTGGGCGTCGGTGAAGCTGCTTGCCGGAGCGCAACACCATGATCATGACGAAGATGCCGAGCCGACAGGCATGCTTGCAAAGCCGAAGAAGCTTCTGAATAAGCTGATCTATCGTATTCCGACGCAGATGACGCAGGACATCATCGATAGCCGTAAACGCTTCTTTATGTTCGTTGGAGCGCTTGTAGCAAGCCTTGTCATCTCGATGGGATTCTTTGCGGTGAAGCTTGTTCGCGTGAAAATGCTTCCTTTCGATAATAAGAACGAATTCCAGGTGCTTCTGGATTATCCGACAACGACGCCGCTTGCGACGAATGCCGATCTTTCAAAAGAGCTTGCCGCTCAACTTTTAAAAGATCCCGACGTTCTGACCGTTCAGTCTTACAGCGGAGAGGCGGCTCCTTATTCCTTCCTCGGCATGGTGAAGCATACGTTTATGCGCCGCACGGATTACATGACCGACCTTCAAGTGGTGCTCAAGGATAAAGGCGACCGGAGCCGATCAAGCCATCAGATTATCACTGAACTGCGTCCCGTGATCGCCGAATTCTCGAAGAAGCATAGCGTCATATCAAAGGTGCTTGAGATCCCGCCCGGTCCGCCCGTTATGGCGACGATGGTGGCCGAGATCTACGGCCCCACAGAAGAGGCCCGCGTCAAAGCGGCAGCCGACGTTCGCCGGGTCATCGAGCAATATCCTGACTTCGTCGACATCGACGTCTCGTATCGTCCGGGTCGCGAGCGACTCGTCTATCAGTTTGATCCGGTGCAAGGAGGCGTGCTCGGCGTTCCGTCCGCACATGCCGTCGGAACGGGATACTTCGTCTTTAACGAGGCGTCGCTCTTTACGATCGGTGACGTGAAAAGCCCGGAAGACGTGCCCATCATGCTTTCGGTTTCGCAGAACGTGCGATCGGGAGCGAATCCGCTGAAAGGCCAGAAGGTGATGAGCTTTGAATCGGGCACGGTTGATGTTGATCGACTGTTCAAGAACGCCGAGCTGCGCGCATCACAGCCGCTCTTCCGTAAGAATCTCAAACCGGTCGTCTATGTATTCAGCGAACTGACCGGCGATGAAGAGGCTCCGGTGTACGGCATCCTGAAAGTGCAGGACGAGATTCCGTATCAGATCCAGACAGCCGAAGTGCCCTGGGATACAAGAGAGCCTATCGTCAAATGGGACGGAGAATGGTTCATCACATACGAGGTCTTTCGCGATCTCGGTGCGGCCTTCGCAGCCGTACTTGTGCTGATCTACATCTTCGTTCTCGGATGGTTCCGCAGTTATACGGTACCGCTTCTGATCATGGCTCCGATTCCGATCTCGCTTCTTGGAATCATCCCCGGTCACTGGTTAACGGGAACCTACTTCACAGCGACGTCGATGATCGGCTTCATCGCAGGAGCGGGCATCATCGTGCGTAACTCCATCATCCTCGTCGACTTCATCGAGCAGCGCCTGTCTGAAGGGGCTGACGTGAAGTGGGCCTGCATCGAGGCCGGCGTGGTGCGCTACAGGCCGATGATTCTTACGGCCGCGGCCGTCATCGTCGGAACGGCCGTCATTCTTTTTGATCCGATCTTTTCGGGTCTGGCCGTAAGCCTGATGTTCGGCTCCGCCGTATCGACGATACTCAGCCGGGTTTTTGTACCGGCGATGTATTACTGGTTTATCGGCGATAGCAGGGTCGAAGAGCTTCAGGCCGATTAA